Sequence from the Halobaculum rubrum genome:
TCTCCCGCGAGTTCGTCGCGTCGCTCGGGCTGGAACACACCGCGCTCGCGACGCAGGTGAACCCCTGCGACGACCTCGCGGCGCTGTTCGACGCCCTCCGCGGCGTCAACAACGTCCTGCTCGATCTGGATCGGGACGTGTGGCTGTACGTCTCGGATCGCTACCTCGGGCAGGAGGCAGCCGCCGGCGAGACGGGCTCCTCGACGATGCCGCACAAGGTGAACCCGATCGACTTCGAGAACAGCGAGGGGAACCTCTCGAAGGCGAACGCCGATCTCACGTTCCTCGCGGACTACATCACCACCTCGCGGCTCCAGCGCGACCTCTCGGACTCGACGGTCAAGCGCAACGTCGGCGCCGCGCTCGCACACTGTCTCATCGGGTACTCGAAGACGGCTGCAGGCCTCGCGAAGGTCGTTCCGAACGAGCAGGTGATGCGCGAGGAACTGGAGACCACCCCCGAGATCATCGGGGAGGCCGTCCAGACGATCCTCCGACGCGAGGGCGACACCGCCGCCTACGAGCGCGTGAAGGAGCTGACCCGCGGCGAGCGCGTCACGATCGAGGACTTCCGCGATCTGTTCGACGACCTCGACGTGGACGAACCGGTCCGCGAAGAACTACACGCGCTGACGCCCGCCGGCTACGTCGGCTACGGCGGCGACCTCGTGGACGAACTGGACGGCGACGACTGATCCCCGCGGGACGCCCAGCCTCAGGGTCGGTCCGGTCGGTCGAAGCGTCGCTGCCCGTTGGGAACGATCCGGATCGAGAACTCGGGGAGCTTGCGCGGGACCCGGTTCGGTGTCAGTACTCTTCGTACGCGAGGTTCATCAGCCACTGCGTGAACGCGTCGGAGTTCGGGTCGATCTCCTCCTCGCCGATGAACGGCGAGAGCATGTCGCCGGCCATCATCAGCGAGAAGTTCAGGTCCTTCGCCGTCGGCGCGAGGAAGTACGTGTTGTGACCGTTGTAGACGGCGTCCTCGCGCTGGATGAGGCCGAGTCCCTGCAGCTTCTCCGCGATGCGGCTCCCCTTGCGCGAGGAGACGTCCAGCTCCTTCCAGAAGTCCGATTGGTGGATGCCGCCGGTCTCGCGGACGAGTTCGAGGCCGGCGAGCTCGTCCTCGGAGAGGCTCGCTTCGGCGTCGGAGGCGCTCATACACGCTCCAATGACGGCGTCCCCGTTTACCCTTTCCCTTTTATTTCGTCCGACGGGAGCGCCGAGAGCTCTCGGTTCCGGCGCCCCGCCGCCCCGACGGAGAGCGTTCCGGCGGCGAGATCGGGTCCTCGTCACCCGTCGAACTCGACCGGCTCGTACGCCGCCTCGCAGGGCGGTCCGTCCGCGTGATCGTACCGGATCGCGCCATCGGTCCCCGCCCCGATGAGCGTCGACGAGACCGTGCCGAACCCGTGTGTCTCGTCGTGGATGCAGACGCCGAACTCGTGATCGCCGAGCGCCGCGCCCGCACGGTCGAGCCACGCGTCGGCGGACTCCCCCCGCTCCGGGGCGAGTTCGCGACGGAGCCGCGTCGCGTTGTGTGCCTCCTCGGGACCCGCTTCCGGCCGCGCGGGCGGTTGGAAGTAGGTGCCGTCGTAGCCGGTGTTGCCGACGACGTGGACCCCGGCCTCCAGGTCAGTCACCTGCAGATGGCCGTCCCACTCCAGCAGAACCGCCGCCGCCGCGTCCGCGATCACGAGATTGAACCCGTCGTACTCGTGGTCGCGACACGACTCTCCGACGTGACCGGCCGCGGCCTCCGCGGACGCCGCGTGCAGGCAGTCGTCGACGAGCAGTCCCCGCGAGCGCTCCCCGGCGAGCCCGTCGACCCAGCGATTGGTGATCCCGACGAACAGGCCGTCCCGGGTGACGCCCACCCACGTCCCGCCCGCCTCGGCGTCCCGCGGCGCGATGACCCCGTCGCCGCGGGCGGCGGGCGGTTCGGAGGGTCGACCGTAGGACTCGTCGCGGTTGGCCGCCACGACGACCGGAGCCTCGTCGAACACCCGCCAGGCCAGCGTCAGGGTACACATATCCCGTAGTACCGTCCCGGCGACCAAAGCGGCGGCGGTCAAGCGATCGAGGCGTCGTCCGCCCGCGCTACCCGAGCAGGGAATCGAGCGCGCGCCGAACCGTCCCGGCGGCGTCGCGGACGCGGTCGACGCGGACGTACTCGCGTTCGCCGTGAGCGACCGCGCCGTCCGCGTCGGCGAGATGGCCCGGCCCGAACACGACCGTCGGCGCGGGCGCGAAGTACGACGCCTCCGTCGCCGCGCCGAAGGGCCGAACCTCGCCGTCCGTCTCTCCGCCGACCGCGCGCGCCGCGTCGCTGATTGCCGACACCAACGCGTGGTCCGGATCGGTGTCGAACGCCTCCAGGAACGGCGTCGAGCGCTCCGTCAGGTCGAACTCGACCCCGACGGCGTCGTCGACGGCCGCGCGGACCGCGGCCTCGAGATCCGCTCGGAACCCTTCGGCCGTCTCCGGCGGCACCGACCGTCGGTCGAGGGTGATCGTCGCCTCGGCTGGCACCTGATTGGTCGCCTCGCCGCCGGTCACGCCCGTGGCAACGAGCGTCGGCGCGCCGAGCATCGGGTGTGCTTCGGCGTCGTCGTCGAACCGGCGGATCGCCGCCAGCGCGTCCTCCAGCGCGGCGACCGCGTTGACCCCCGAGACGGGCTCGGCGGCGTGGGCGGCGGAGCCGGAGAGCGTCAGCGTCCCCTCGAACCGGCCGCAAGCGGCGACACAGACGTCACAGTCGGTCGGCTCTCCGACGAGGAACAGGTCGCCGTCGACGGGATCGACCGGGCCGTCGGGGTGGTCGGCGTCGCGACCACGCACGAGCGCGTCCGCGCCGGTCGACAGCGTCTCCTCGTCGGGCGACACCGCGAGCGTGACCGCGCCGCGTGCGGGCTCGACGGCGAGAAAGCCCGCGAGCAGCGCCGCGAGCGGTCCCTTCGCGTCGCAGGAGCCGCGGCCCCGGATCACCTCGTTCCCCTCCTCGTCGGTGTCGCGCTCGAAGGGTACGTGCGGCCGGACGGTGTCGATGTGCGTGTTGCACACGAGGTGCGGTCCCTCCGCCGCGGCGTCCGCGTCCGACGCGCGCCGCGTCGCCCGGACGTTCCCCGCGTTGTCGACCCACGGGTCCACGCCGTGGGCAGCGAGCGTTTCCACGAGGAACTCCCGCATCTCGTCGACGGACTCGTGGGACGCGATCGGAACCGCTTCGACGAGGAACGCGACCGGATCGAACTCGGTCGCCGACGCCGGCTCGTCGCCGGGTTCGGCGTCGCTCATTCCTCCTCCTCCTGACTCGACTCCGGAACGGGGAGATCCACGTCGAACTCCCGCGCGGCCGGCCCGGTCAGCGTCGCCGGCGCGTCGTCCGGAACCGTGATCCGCAGGGTGCCGCCCGGCGGCGACACGGCGAGGTCCGTGTGATCCGTCAATCCGAGGTCGCGCGCGACAGCCCCGACGGCGACGGCGCCGGTGCCGCACGCGAGCGTCTCGCCCTCGACGCCGCGCTCGTAGGTGCGCTGATCGAAGGTCCCGTCGCCGGTTCGGGCGGCGAGCGTCACGTTCGCGCCCTCGGGGAAGACGTCGGCGTGGCGGACGGGCGGCGCGACCGCGTCCAGATCGACCGCGTCCACGCCGCCGGCGTCGCCGGGGTCACCGCCGCGGTCGACGAACGCGACCGCGTGGGGGACGCCGGTGTCGACGGCGGTGACGGTCAGCCCCTCCACGTCCTCCTCGATCAGGGCTTCGTCGCGGCCGTCGGCCAACGGAACGTCCGCGGGATCGAACGACGGGCGGCCCATCGCCACCTCGACGGAGACCTCGTCGCCGGCGGCGGCCCCGTCGGTCCCGTCGGCGTCGCTTCCGTTCGCGTCGCTTCCGTCATCGTTTCCGCCGGTGACGACCGCCCGACGGGTCCCCGCGGGCGTCTCCAGGTCGACCACGTCCGCGCCGGTGCGTTCGCGCACCCACGCGGCCGCACAGCGCGCGCCGTTGCCGCACATCTCCGCGATCGAGGCGTCCGGCTGGACGAGCGTCATGGTGGCGGTGACCGGACTGTCGCCGCGGACTGTCGCCTCATCGACGTGCATGAAGAGGACGCCGTCGGCGCCGGTCCGCTCGGCCCCCTCGACGCCGGTCTCGCGGTCGCAGTGGTGGACGGCGAACGCGCCGCGGTCGGGCACGTCCTCGGCGTCCGCGGCGTCGACGACGAGGAAGTCGTTGCCCGTCCCGTGGTACTTCACGGCCGGCACCGTCAACTGTCCAGCGGATCCGGTCGGCCCCGTCGACTCGCTCATTCGTCCGCCCCTCCGCGCTCCAGCAGGGTAACTTCCGCGAGCGTCTCGCGCTCTCGGAGCACGTCGCCCGCGAGGCTCACCTCCGCGGGCCGCGGCCGGGAGTTGTACGTCGAGGCCATCTCGTAGCCGTAGGCGCCGGCGTTGCCGACCGCGAGCAGGTCGCCCCGATCGGGGATCGGGAGGTCGCGCCCGTCGCAGAACGTGTCTCCAGTCTCGCAGATCGGGCCGGCGACGGTGACGGGCCCCCCGGCGCTCCCCTCGGACGCGTCGAGGTTCCGGATCGCGTGGTAAGCGTCGTACATCGCCGGGCGCAGCAGGTCCGTCATTCCGGCGTCGACGCCCGCGACCGTGGTGTCGGGCGTCGACTTCACCGTGTTCACCGTCGTCAGGAGGACGCCGGCGTCGGCGACGACGTAGCGCCCGGGCTCGACCGCGAGCGTCGCGTCCACGTCGCCGAGCGCCTCGCGGGTCGCGTCGGCGACGGCGGTCAGATCGAGGGCGGGATCCTCCTCGCGGTACGGGACGCCGAAGCCGCCGCCCACGTCGACGAACTCCAGTGCTTCGTCCCCGACCTCGCGCGCCAACTCGCCCATCCGGGCGACGAGGTCGCGGTGGGCCGCCAGGTCCTCCTCGCCGTGGATACCCGACCCGGCGTGGGCGTGGATCCCGACCACCTCGAACCGGTCGCGAGCCTCCTCGACGACCTCCGCGGCGCGATCGTACGGGACACCGAACTTCGGCGCGGCGCCCGTCCGAACCTTCTCGTGGTGGCCCGCGCCGACGCCGGGGTTGACGCGGACGCAGACGCGGCCGTCGTAGCCGCGCTCCGCGAGGCGGTCGAGGGTGTCGCGCGCGCCGACCGTGATCGTGAGTTCGGGATGCCCCTCCCACCACTCGACCACGCTGTCGAGGTCGCGGGCGGGGGGATTGACCGCCGTGTAGTCGACGCGCTCGCTCGGGAAGCCGGCGTCGAGCGCTCGACGTACCTCGCCGGCGGACGCGCATTCGGCGTCGAGTCCGGATTCGCGGACCGTCTCCAACACCGCCCGGCCCGTGTGCGCCTTCACCGCGTACTTCACGTCCGCGTCCGGGAACGCGCCGCGCAGCCGTGCGCAGTTCTCCGCGACGCGGTTGAGGTCCGTGACGTACAGCGGGGTGTCGTGGTCGGCCGCCAGTTCGTGCAGGCGGTCGGCGTCCCAGTCAGCGAGCCGGCGGATCGCCGGACCGCCGCCGGCGACCGCACCCCCTGGATCCGGCTCGGACGACTGTTCGCCGCTCATTCGCGGAGCGCGTCCTCGCGCCGCGTCGCCTCCAGGGTCTCGGTCTCCACGTCGGTGGCGACGACCGCGGGCTTGTACGCGCCGCCCTCGAACAGGTCGTGGTCGCTCACGCTGGACTCGACGAACCGGGTGAACGCGCGGCGGTTCTCGGGGAGGTGGCCGTAGACGACCTCCTCCTCGACGAGGTCGTACACCGGGATTCGCGGCGTGAGCAGCGTGTTCTCGCCGACGATCGAGTTCTCGCCGACGCGGAACCCCGAGGTGACGCGACAGCCCGCGCCCAGCGAGACGCCGTCCTCGACTATCACGGGCGCGTCCTCGACCGGCTCCAACACGCCGCCGATCAGCGTGTTCGCGCCGAGCTTCACGCTCTCGCCGAGCTGGGCGCAGGAGCCGACGGTGTCGCAGGAGTCGACGAGCGTTCCCGCGCCCACGTGGGCGCCGATATTGACGAACGACGGGCTCATCATGATCGTGTCGTCGCCGAGGTGGGCGCCCCGGCGGAGCACGGTGCCGTCGGGGGTGTTTCGCGCCCCGCGGGCTTCGAGGTCGTCAGTCTCGCGCAGCGGGAGCACGTCGTAGTAGCCGACGCCGCCGTACTCGCGGCGCTCGGTCCCGCGCAGGCCGAAGTTGAGCAGAACCCCCCGCTTGACCCACTCGTTGGCCTCCCAGGAATCGACGCCGTCGCCGGTCTTGCGTGCCGCCCGGATCTCTCCCGCCTCAAGCGCGTCGAGGAACTCGTCGAGGGATCGGCGGACGGAGTCGTCGGCGTCGGCCGCGGTCAGTCCGTCGTCGTAGCGGTGCCACAGGTCGTCGATATCGGATTCGAGCGTCATGGTGAGTCGAGTACCTCCGTGAAGTCGTAGGCGCCGGCGTCGCGGCCGGCGAGCCACGCGGCGGCGTCGAGCGCGCCGGCGGCGAACACACGCCGGGAACCGGCGCGATGGGTCAGTTCGAGGACGTTCTCGTCGCCGGCCATGAGCACCTCGTGCTCGCCGGCGATGTCGCCCGCGCGGCGGGCGTGAACCCCGATCTCGCCGTCCGTTCGCGGGGCGTCCCCCTCGCGGCCGTGGACGCGCTCGTCCAGCTCGGGACGGGCGTCCTCGACGTCGTCGAGGAGGGTCAGGGCCGTCCCGCTGGGCGCGTCAGCCTTCCCGTTGTGGTGGGTCTCGGTGACCTCCACGTCGTAGCCGGGGAGCGCTCCGGCGGCCGCCCGGACCGCCCGGCGCAGCGCGGCGATCCCGCGGGAGAAGTTCGATGCGCGCAACATCGGCACCGCCTCGGCTGCGTCGACGAGGGCGGCCTCCTGTTCGTCGTCGAAGCCGGTGGTGCCGACGACGCAGGCGACGCCGGCCTCGGCCGCGGCGGCGACGTACTCGACGCTGGAGTCGGGACCGGTGAAGTCCACGAGCACGTCGACCGCGGGGTCGGCGCCCGCGAGCAGGTCCGGAAGGTCGCCCGCGTCCGCGACCTCGACGCCGCCGACCGGGTCGACGGGCGATCGGTTCACCGCGAGGGCGACCTCGCAGTCGTCGCGGTGACTCGCGGCCTCGATCACCTCCCGGCCCATTCTGCCGCCGGCGCCGGTGACGGCGAGTCGAACGCGGTCGGCCACGTCAGGCCTCCGCAGGCGGCGAGTCGGCGTCCTCGAGCTCCGCGAGCAGCTCCGTCAGCACACGCAGCGTCTCGTCGCTGCCGCGAGTGAGCGGCGGGCGCATCTCGGCGGGCCCGTATCCGCGGATCGCCATCGCCTCCTTCACCGGGATCGGGTTCGTCTCGCGGAACAGCGCGCGCATCAGCGGGCCGAGCTCGTGGTGGATCTCCCGGGCGCGCTGAAAATCGCCGTCGAGGGCCGCGCCGACCATCGCGCCGGTCCGTTCGGGCTCGACGTTGGCGACGACCGAGATGGTGCCCGTCGCGCCCATCGACATGAGCGGGAGCGTCATTCCGTCGTCGCCCGAGAGCACGTCGAACGTCTCCCCGCGCGTGCGCTCGATGATCTCGGAGATCCGGTTCGCGTCGCCGGAGGCGGCCTTGTACCCCTGCACGTGCTCGTGTGCCGCGAGGTCGACGACGGTGTCGACGTCGAGGTTCAGCCCCGTCCGGCTCGGGACGTTGTACACGACCTGCGGGAGGTCGACGGCGTCGGCGATCGTCGCGAAGTGCTCGTACTGGCCCGCCGGCTCGGGCTTGTTGTAGTACGGCGAGATGAGCAGGAGCGCGTCCGCGCCGGCGTCGGCCGCGCGCTCGGAGAGCTCCAGCGCCTCCCGCGTCGAGTTCGAGCCGGTGCCGGCGATCACCGGCACGTCGGCGGCCTCGACGACGGTCTCGACGACTTCGGCGTGTTCGTCGTGGGTGAGCGTCGCGGCCTCGCCGGTCGAGCCGACCGGGACGAGGCCGTCGACGCCCGCGTCGGCGAGTCGGCGGGCATCGGCCGCGAGCTGTTCGTGGTCGACCTCGTCGGTGCCGTCGGTGAACGGCGTCGTCATGGCCGGGTAGACCCCGGCGAAGGTGTCGTGGTGGGTCGTCATGGTTCGGGTGTGGATGTCGGTGGGTTCGGCGGTGTCGGGTGTGGTTCGGCGGACGAGCGAATGCGGACCGGAACTCACCCCCGACCGGACGCTACGCCACGCCGGGGACGATCTCACACACGTTTCGGTTTCGCGGAGAAGACGGGGCGGACATCCGACTCGACGGCGGTGGGACGCGTCGAGGACGGCGTCTCGCTCATTACCGATACACAGGTCGGACACGAGTAAAGGCGTTTCCCTGTGGGCCGAATTTGTGATCCGACAACGTCGCGTGCCGGCGGATCGTAGGCACGACGAGCGACGCCGGCTGGTGGCTCCCTCCGGATTGATCTCGCAGCCCGAACTGTCTACAGCGGTGTCATACGACACTTCACGACGATACCTCAGTCAGATCTGTCGTGATAGCTCGGGTGCACGTGGGGCTCGATTGGTACCGGTGATCGAGTGTTCTTTCTCGGGGACAGTGATCGGTCCGGTGCCGTCGAGATCCGAGGCGGGAACGGCGTTGCGGTCGAGGCTCGTGCCGCCGCCAGACTCGCGTTACCCACGGCGGACTCCTTGCGGTTCGGCGCGGGAAGGGAGCCGATCCTCGGACATGTTACGGGGTGGACAGTGGATCCCCAGCAAAACTGTTTCTTCCATCATATTTAAATAAACAGTTAAGTATCGTACAGTTGATGGCATCAATTGTCGGTCCGCTGGGTGGTATCACGTATGGCGTCAAATTATACGGCTACTTCCTGATCATCGGACTCATCGGGGCCGCTATCACGCTGGTCGGTGTTGGAATGGCTGTCCTCGGTCTCGGACTGCCGGCTATGGGAACAAGCGTCGTTGCAGGTAGTCCAGAGGGGCTCTCCCCGAACCTGGCACAAGTGCTGTTCGGTTCGGTGATCGCGTTAGTTGGGTTCGGTATAACGCAGGCGGGATTTCTGGGTGCAATATACAAGATCATTACTGACGCGGTGTACACCGCTAACAGAGAATCGAAAAAGACTGCTTTGTCGGATGAGGCACTATCCAACGACTGAACGGTCGGACGTTCGATACGCAGGCGCGTTCGATCCGCCGGTCCGGGATTCGTTTCGGAGAGATTATCGCGCTCCCGCGCCGACTACATCCGCTGTATCTCGCTCCCATTTCGCTGCATAGTATGTGGGGAGGATGGCGTTTGTACGTCGGTACGTGCGTCATCCGTATGCACCGTTCCAAGGTAGCTATGCTGATAATTCCATGACGCTCTCTGTAAACCCTTATACGAACACCGGCACGAGAACCCGATAATGAGCGACCTCCCGGACGACTTCGACTGTACGGTCACCAATTGGGAGTACATCTACGGGCTGTGTCGGGACGTCTCGAATCAGGTGAAGGCCGCGAACTTCGAGCCAGACGTGGTCGTCGCGCTCGCGCGGGGCGGCTGGTTCGCGGGGCGGTGCATCTGTGACTTCCTCGGGCTGAACGACCTCACGAGCCTGAAGATGGAACACTACGTCGGCACCGCCGAGAAGTCCGGCGAGCCGACCGTTCGGTACCCGATGCCGGAGGGCAGCGTCACGGACAAGGACGTGCTCATCATCGACGACATCGCCGACACCGGCGGGTCGATCAAGCGCGCTCACGAGTACGTCGCCGACCGCGACTGCGGCGAGGTGCGCACGGCGACGCTGCAGCTGCTGCAGACCTCGGAGTTCGAGCCCGACTTCGTCGGCGAGCAGCTCGAGGAGTGGACGTGGATGGTGTATCCGTGGAACTTCATCGAGGACATGATCGACCTGACCACGGGCGCGATGGAACAGGCCGACGCCGAGACGTTCACGCTCGAGGACGTCCGCAGGCTCCTCGCGGAGTTCCACGGCATCGACCGCATCGAGATGGAGATCGCCCAGCCGGACCGCGTCGGGGAGGTGCTCGGGGAGATGGCGCGCCGCGACGTGGTGCGCGAGACGACCGACGGCTATCGCCTGCTCGACAACGGCGCCGGCGGCGACGCCGGCGAGGCGTGATCGGTCGACCGCGTGGCGCTTCTCGACATCTTCGCCGGTGCCGTCCTCCCCATCGTCGCCGTCGCGGCGGTCGGGTTCGCGCTGGGGCGCGCGAGCGACATCGACGCCGACCCGCTCAACACCGTCGTCGTGTACGTGCTCGCGCCCGCGCTCGTCCTCCATAGTCTCGCGACCGCCGCCTTCTCCGGCGCCACGATCGCCCGGATGACGGTCGCGGTCACGGCGTACATCCTCGGAATGATCGTCATCGCCGAAGGAGTCGGGCGACTCCTGGGCGAGTCCGAGCCCAGACTGTCGGCGCTCGTGCTCGCTGCGACGTTCCCCAACTCGGGGAACTACGGCATCCCGCTGTCGGACTTCGCGTTCCCGGAGGGAGGACGTGCGGCGGCGGTGCTGTATCTCGCGATCCAGTCGGTACTCATCTACACCGTCGGCGTATACGTCGCCTCCCGCGCCGGCGGCGGTGGCGGCCTCCAGGGGATCCGCCGCGTGGTCAAGATCCCCCTGGTGTGGGCCGTTCCTGTGGCGCTCGGCGCCCGCGCCCTCGGCGTCGTGCCCCCCGCCGACGGGACCGCGATGGCGACGTTGCAGCTGGTCGGCGACTCGTCGATCCCGGTGATGCTACTCA
This genomic interval carries:
- a CDS encoding helix-turn-helix transcriptional regulator, whose translation is MSASDAEASLSEDELAGLELVRETGGIHQSDFWKELDVSSRKGSRIAEKLQGLGLIQREDAVYNGHNTYFLAPTAKDLNFSLMMAGDMLSPFIGEEEIDPNSDAFTQWLMNLAYEEY
- a CDS encoding NRDE family protein; this encodes MCTLTLAWRVFDEAPVVVAANRDESYGRPSEPPAARGDGVIAPRDAEAGGTWVGVTRDGLFVGITNRWVDGLAGERSRGLLVDDCLHAASAEAAAGHVGESCRDHEYDGFNLVIADAAAAVLLEWDGHLQVTDLEAGVHVVGNTGYDGTYFQPPARPEAGPEEAHNATRLRRELAPERGESADAWLDRAGAALGDHEFGVCIHDETHGFGTVSSTLIGAGTDGAIRYDHADGPPCEAAYEPVEFDG
- a CDS encoding M20/M25/M40 family metallo-hydrolase — translated: MSDAEPGDEPASATEFDPVAFLVEAVPIASHESVDEMREFLVETLAAHGVDPWVDNAGNVRATRRASDADAAAEGPHLVCNTHIDTVRPHVPFERDTDEEGNEVIRGRGSCDAKGPLAALLAGFLAVEPARGAVTLAVSPDEETLSTGADALVRGRDADHPDGPVDPVDGDLFLVGEPTDCDVCVAACGRFEGTLTLSGSAAHAAEPVSGVNAVAALEDALAAIRRFDDDAEAHPMLGAPTLVATGVTGGEATNQVPAEATITLDRRSVPPETAEGFRADLEAAVRAAVDDAVGVEFDLTERSTPFLEAFDTDPDHALVSAISDAARAVGGETDGEVRPFGAATEASYFAPAPTVVFGPGHLADADGAVAHGEREYVRVDRVRDAAGTVRRALDSLLG
- the dapF gene encoding diaminopimelate epimerase — translated: MSESTGPTGSAGQLTVPAVKYHGTGNDFLVVDAADAEDVPDRGAFAVHHCDRETGVEGAERTGADGVLFMHVDEATVRGDSPVTATMTLVQPDASIAEMCGNGARCAAAWVRERTGADVVDLETPAGTRRAVVTGGNDDGSDANGSDADGTDGAAAGDEVSVEVAMGRPSFDPADVPLADGRDEALIEEDVEGLTVTAVDTGVPHAVAFVDRGGDPGDAGGVDAVDLDAVAPPVRHADVFPEGANVTLAARTGDGTFDQRTYERGVEGETLACGTGAVAVGAVARDLGLTDHTDLAVSPPGGTLRITVPDDAPATLTGPAAREFDVDLPVPESSQEEEE
- the lysA gene encoding diaminopimelate decarboxylase; the encoded protein is MSGEQSSEPDPGGAVAGGGPAIRRLADWDADRLHELAADHDTPLYVTDLNRVAENCARLRGAFPDADVKYAVKAHTGRAVLETVRESGLDAECASAGEVRRALDAGFPSERVDYTAVNPPARDLDSVVEWWEGHPELTITVGARDTLDRLAERGYDGRVCVRVNPGVGAGHHEKVRTGAAPKFGVPYDRAAEVVEEARDRFEVVGIHAHAGSGIHGEEDLAAHRDLVARMGELAREVGDEALEFVDVGGGFGVPYREEDPALDLTAVADATREALGDVDATLAVEPGRYVVADAGVLLTTVNTVKSTPDTTVAGVDAGMTDLLRPAMYDAYHAIRNLDASEGSAGGPVTVAGPICETGDTFCDGRDLPIPDRGDLLAVGNAGAYGYEMASTYNSRPRPAEVSLAGDVLRERETLAEVTLLERGGADE
- a CDS encoding 2,3,4,5-tetrahydropyridine-2,6-dicarboxylate N-succinyltransferase, translating into MTLESDIDDLWHRYDDGLTAADADDSVRRSLDEFLDALEAGEIRAARKTGDGVDSWEANEWVKRGVLLNFGLRGTERREYGGVGYYDVLPLRETDDLEARGARNTPDGTVLRRGAHLGDDTIMMSPSFVNIGAHVGAGTLVDSCDTVGSCAQLGESVKLGANTLIGGVLEPVEDAPVIVEDGVSLGAGCRVTSGFRVGENSIVGENTLLTPRIPVYDLVEEEVVYGHLPENRRAFTRFVESSVSDHDLFEGGAYKPAVVATDVETETLEATRREDALRE
- the dapB gene encoding 4-hydroxy-tetrahydrodipicolinate reductase, with product MGREVIEAASHRDDCEVALAVNRSPVDPVGGVEVADAGDLPDLLAGADPAVDVLVDFTGPDSSVEYVAAAAEAGVACVVGTTGFDDEQEAALVDAAEAVPMLRASNFSRGIAALRRAVRAAAGALPGYDVEVTETHHNGKADAPSGTALTLLDDVEDARPELDERVHGREGDAPRTDGEIGVHARRAGDIAGEHEVLMAGDENVLELTHRAGSRRVFAAGALDAAAWLAGRDAGAYDFTEVLDSP
- the dapA gene encoding 4-hydroxy-tetrahydrodipicolinate synthase, which produces MTTHHDTFAGVYPAMTTPFTDGTDEVDHEQLAADARRLADAGVDGLVPVGSTGEAATLTHDEHAEVVETVVEAADVPVIAGTGSNSTREALELSERAADAGADALLLISPYYNKPEPAGQYEHFATIADAVDLPQVVYNVPSRTGLNLDVDTVVDLAAHEHVQGYKAASGDANRISEIIERTRGETFDVLSGDDGMTLPLMSMGATGTISVVANVEPERTGAMVGAALDGDFQRAREIHHELGPLMRALFRETNPIPVKEAMAIRGYGPAEMRPPLTRGSDETLRVLTELLAELEDADSPPAEA
- a CDS encoding phosphoribosyltransferase produces the protein MSDLPDDFDCTVTNWEYIYGLCRDVSNQVKAANFEPDVVVALARGGWFAGRCICDFLGLNDLTSLKMEHYVGTAEKSGEPTVRYPMPEGSVTDKDVLIIDDIADTGGSIKRAHEYVADRDCGEVRTATLQLLQTSEFEPDFVGEQLEEWTWMVYPWNFIEDMIDLTTGAMEQADAETFTLEDVRRLLAEFHGIDRIEMEIAQPDRVGEVLGEMARRDVVRETTDGYRLLDNGAGGDAGEA
- a CDS encoding AEC family transporter, which codes for MALLDIFAGAVLPIVAVAAVGFALGRASDIDADPLNTVVVYVLAPALVLHSLATAAFSGATIARMTVAVTAYILGMIVIAEGVGRLLGESEPRLSALVLAATFPNSGNYGIPLSDFAFPEGGRAAAVLYLAIQSVLIYTVGVYVASRAGGGGGLQGIRRVVKIPLVWAVPVALGARALGVVPPADGTAMATLQLVGDSSIPVMLLILGIQLSRTDYGAALSQAATPSVLKMVVAPAVAVAIAALVGFQDETVARVFVLESATPAAVTPLILVGAFADDLEVGGVSVPEYVSTVILVTTLASIPILTGLIALLEGGFLL